From one Mesoplodon densirostris isolate mMesDen1 chromosome 19, mMesDen1 primary haplotype, whole genome shotgun sequence genomic stretch:
- the LOC132480387 gene encoding cytochrome b5 type B: MATVEASGSDGKGLGVETSVTYYRLEEVEKRNSPKEIWLVIHGRVYDVTRFLNEHPGGEEVLLEQAGGDATESFEDVGHSSDAREMLKQYYIGDVHPNDLKPGSDGKDPPKNNTCKSYWSYWIFPIVGAILLGFLYRYYMAESKSS, translated from the exons ATGGCGACTGTGGAAGCAAGTGGCAGCGATGGGAAAGGGCTAGGGGTCGAGACCTCCGTCACGTATTACCGATTGGAGGAGGTGGAGAAACGCAACTCCCCGAAGGAGATTTGGCTGGTGATCCACGGGCGAGTCTACGATGTCACCCGCTTCCTTAATGAG CATCCTGGCGGAGAAGAGGTTCTGCTGGAACAAGCTGGTGGAGATGCAACTGAAAGTTTTGAAGATGTAGGCCACTCCTCTGATGCCAGAGAAATGCTCAAACAGTACTATATTGGTGATGTGCATCCG AATGACCTTAAACCCGGAAGTGATGGCAAG GACCCTCCGAAAAATAATACGTGCAAAAG CTACTGGTCGTATTGGATCTTCCCCATCGTAGGTGCTATTCTCTTAGGTTTTCTGTATCGTTACTACATGGCGGAGAGCAAGTCCTCCTGA